A part of Desulfofundulus salinus genomic DNA contains:
- a CDS encoding DHA2 family efflux MFS transporter permease subunit, which produces MSKAKPAVSEGNGFPWRELFILVIGPFMAILDGSIVNVAVPKLMAVFGVGTDKVQWVLTAYLLTSGVVIPVSGYLGDVLGYRRMYILSLAAFTLGSLFCGLSWSNTSLVVARVCQAVGGGMLVPISMGMLFKVVPRGKMGMAMGIWGISAMMAPTIGPTLGGYLVDELSWHMIFLINLPVGLLGMFLAAVFLKETPLLKARFDLVGCLLCGAGCFAVLLALSEGQDKGWTSQYIVTLLAAAFFFLLLFVLWELQEEQPMLDVRLLANPVFAASLLTTAVVTIGLFGGLFLVPIFTQNLLGLTPMQTGLLIMPSALASGLMMPISGRLYDKIGAKPLALVGLSVVAYTTWELHKINLDISTHWLQMMMVYRSLGMGLAMMPIGTAGMEAVEARLSGRASAFNNLVRQVSASLGIAFLTYVMTKRQAYHFSWLADGFSWTSPVAYGALQQVKQALALSGDSALAVISLAAQRQAMASAIADTFIVSAVMVAVAIPLSLFLGKKGKDARGG; this is translated from the coding sequence ATGTCCAAGGCTAAACCGGCCGTTTCTGAAGGAAACGGGTTTCCCTGGCGGGAATTGTTCATCCTGGTCATCGGTCCCTTTATGGCCATACTGGACGGGAGCATCGTCAACGTGGCCGTACCCAAGCTGATGGCCGTTTTTGGCGTGGGCACGGATAAAGTGCAGTGGGTTTTAACCGCCTACCTGCTCACCTCCGGGGTCGTCATTCCGGTCAGCGGGTATTTGGGGGACGTCCTGGGGTACAGGCGCATGTACATCCTGTCCCTGGCGGCTTTTACCCTCGGTTCCCTTTTCTGCGGCCTGTCGTGGAGCAACACTTCCCTGGTGGTGGCCAGGGTATGCCAGGCCGTGGGGGGCGGGATGCTCGTCCCCATCAGCATGGGCATGCTTTTTAAAGTCGTTCCCCGGGGAAAGATGGGTATGGCCATGGGTATCTGGGGGATATCGGCCATGATGGCCCCCACCATCGGCCCCACCCTGGGCGGCTACCTGGTGGATGAACTTTCCTGGCACATGATCTTTTTAATCAACCTGCCGGTTGGTTTGCTGGGTATGTTCCTTGCCGCCGTTTTTTTGAAGGAAACCCCCTTGCTGAAAGCCAGGTTCGACCTGGTGGGTTGTCTTTTGTGCGGGGCCGGCTGCTTTGCCGTCCTGCTGGCTTTAAGCGAAGGGCAGGACAAGGGGTGGACTTCCCAGTATATCGTTACCCTCCTGGCGGCGGCCTTCTTCTTCCTGCTCCTGTTCGTGCTCTGGGAACTGCAGGAAGAACAACCCATGCTGGACGTCCGGCTGCTGGCGAATCCCGTGTTTGCAGCCAGCCTTTTAACCACGGCCGTGGTGACTATCGGCCTTTTCGGCGGGCTTTTCCTGGTCCCCATTTTTACCCAGAACCTGCTGGGTTTAACACCCATGCAGACGGGTTTGCTCATTATGCCTTCAGCACTGGCCAGCGGCCTGATGATGCCCATCAGCGGCCGGTTGTACGATAAAATTGGGGCGAAGCCGCTGGCCCTGGTGGGGCTGTCGGTGGTTGCCTATACCACGTGGGAACTTCATAAAATAAACCTGGACATTTCCACACACTGGCTGCAGATGATGATGGTGTACCGGTCTCTCGGTATGGGGCTGGCCATGATGCCCATCGGCACGGCGGGTATGGAGGCCGTTGAGGCCAGGCTTTCCGGGCGGGCGTCGGCTTTTAACAACCTGGTGCGCCAGGTTTCGGCTTCCCTGGGCATCGCCTTTCTCACTTACGTTATGACAAAGCGCCAGGCCTACCACTTCAGCTGGCTGGCCGACGGTTTTTCCTGGACTTCCCCGGTGGCTTATGGAGCCCTCCAGCAGGTCAAGCAGGCCCTGGCCCTGTCCGGGGATAGCGCCCTGGCCGTCATCAGCCTGGCCGCCCAGCGGCAGGCCATGGCCAGCGCCATTGCCGATACCTTCATTGTCAGTGCCGTGATGGTGGCCGTGGCCATACCACTTTCGCTGTTTCTGGGAAAGAAGGGGAAGGATGCCAGGGGTGGATAG
- a CDS encoding type II toxin-antitoxin system CcdA family antitoxin, with product MKTVKLSITLPKDLVDQMKNLTTNISSFIAAGMREYVSREQSRRAIKESAGAWSDENHPELQTVVDVEKYVREVRSTWRRAEH from the coding sequence ATGAAAACTGTAAAGTTATCGATTACCCTGCCCAAGGATCTTGTTGACCAGATGAAAAACCTCACTACAAATATAAGTTCCTTTATTGCTGCCGGAATGAGGGAATATGTTTCCCGTGAACAAAGCCGGCGGGCGATTAAAGAAAGCGCCGGTGCCTGGTCCGATGAAAACCACCCTGAACTGCAAACTGTTGTAGATGTAGAAAAATATGTACGTGAGGTTAGATCAACATGGCGGCGTGCAGAACATTAG
- a CDS encoding nucleotidyltransferase domain-containing protein, which translates to MNLSKVEKEVLRQFVAYLNDIYPKQIRSVILYGSKARGDARPDSDIDILLLVNDRHKIDRDKIYDFIVDADLEHGIDISLNIYNAEEFNRMVTWQAPFAANVVRDSKILKSARDLREAGDYDDFYLVTKEEAQLAIDNAEKFIKGVKEFLDAYYGPKNL; encoded by the coding sequence TTGAATTTAAGTAAAGTTGAGAAGGAAGTATTGCGCCAGTTCGTTGCTTACCTTAATGATATTTACCCGAAGCAAATTCGATCAGTAATCCTTTACGGTTCAAAAGCCCGGGGCGATGCCCGGCCGGATTCGGACATAGACATTCTCCTTTTAGTCAATGACCGTCATAAAATTGATCGTGACAAGATATACGATTTCATTGTCGATGCAGATCTGGAACACGGTATAGATATTTCGCTAAATATTTACAATGCTGAAGAATTTAACCGGATGGTAACCTGGCAGGCACCTTTCGCTGCCAATGTGGTCCGGGACAGTAAGATTCTTAAAAGCGCCAGGGATCTCCGCGAGGCCGGTGATTATGACGATTTTTACCTCGTAACCAAAGAGGAAGCTCAATTGGCAATAGATAACGCAGAAAAATTTATTAAGGGCGTTAAAGAATTTCTTGATGCTTATTACGGACCGAAAAATTTGTGA
- a CDS encoding DUF4351 domain-containing protein has protein sequence MRECVETIVHAPLNIEEKRQSLLRAEIFAGLVFDKPVIEQIFREVEKMLNIEESAGYRRIFEKGMEKGMEKGRQETLRESVLKLLHKKFKKIPRPYVDKIKSLDEYALGLILDNIFEINTLSDLEEYL, from the coding sequence TTGAGAGAGTGCGTGGAGACCATTGTCCACGCCCCGTTAAACATCGAGGAGAAGCGCCAATCCCTGCTCAGGGCGGAAATTTTCGCTGGACTTGTCTTTGATAAACCGGTCATTGAACAAATCTTCCGGGAGGTGGAAAAGATGCTGAACATCGAAGAGTCGGCCGGCTACAGGAGAATTTTTGAAAAAGGCATGGAGAAGGGTATGGAAAAAGGCCGGCAGGAAACCCTCAGGGAGAGTGTTTTGAAGCTTTTGCATAAAAAGTTCAAGAAAATACCGCGCCCCTATGTGGATAAAATCAAGTCCCTGGATGAATACGCCCTGGGGCTGATTCTGGATAACATCTTTGAAATAAACACTCTCTCCGACCTGGAGGAGTACCTCTAA
- a CDS encoding efflux RND transporter permease subunit, with product MKITDVSIQRPMLVAVLVTVLLILGGVSLSRLAIDLWPEMNLPVAAVVTEYPGAGPEEVEQQVTRPLESILATVGNLDTIRSTSSMGTSTIILMFDWGTDMNYAALQIREKVDIIRQYLPSGVKTPMTFKMDPNMMPIMQLALSSEDSRRLKQLTDDVIQPRLERVGGVASVWSAGGLEREIRVLVDPERLAGYGLTLNGLTQALSAENLNVSGGTVQEGTKDLLVRVTGEFRDLDQVRRVVVGAPGGHPVHLGDVARVEDGHKKITQFSRVDGKPGLSVYIQKQSGANTVQVARAVHKALDELKKELPGVRFDVVMDQSEFIERSINHVVKEILVGGFLAMLVMWIFLRNLRSTLIISTSIPISIIGTFVLIYFNDMTLNLITMGGLALGVGLIVDDAIVVLENIYRHRQLGYGLVEAARVGTGEVGGAVIASTLTTMAVFLPVVFVKGLAAQLFTPLALTVSFAIFTSLVVALTLVPLMASRWLHLEEEPAVPVPEGSASPGSAASGLRGWRKLYKLSERWFNNLNDAYRRLLEWALNHRRRVIIIVSALFVLSLAAFPLVGFEFMPSMDQGQVNITVEMPRGTSLEETNRVATRIEKMVQDPWVESVFTGVGFTGMQGMWGESNTDVAQIILQLVDKSRRSVTADEVAEILRQRFKDIPGAKIKVSAMEDQSGMMGGTAPVQIQVRGDDMATLTRLGDRVAEVVRRVPGTREVTSSLQEGRPEVQVLVHRDRAAACGLSPAEVASTVRTAVEGTVATRYRTGGEEVDIRVQLRDGEVTRLPDLSTLTILSPTGASVPLSQVAEIVETRGPHAIDRQDQTRVVTVTAQLAGRDLGSVIKDIQAGLKGLSLPPGYTVEFGGEQEQMAETFGDLSLALVLAVVLVYLVMVAQFESVLYPFIIMFSVPVTMVGVTFSLLVTGRTFSVPAFIGLIMLVGIVVKNAIVFVDYVNILRRRGLERREAILKAGPTRLRPILMTALTAILAMLPMALGIGEGSEGQAPMATVVAGGLAFSTVITLVLVPVIYTILDDWKERWQARWAGRRTARLEAVNGG from the coding sequence ATGAAAATTACCGATGTATCCATCCAGCGCCCCATGCTGGTGGCCGTGCTGGTAACCGTACTGCTGATCCTGGGCGGCGTTTCTTTAAGCCGCCTGGCCATTGACCTGTGGCCCGAAATGAACCTGCCCGTGGCCGCGGTGGTCACCGAATATCCTGGGGCGGGGCCGGAGGAAGTGGAGCAGCAGGTCACCCGGCCCCTGGAGTCCATCCTGGCCACGGTGGGCAACCTGGATACCATCCGGTCCACCAGCAGCATGGGTACTTCCACCATTATCCTCATGTTTGACTGGGGCACGGACATGAACTACGCCGCCCTGCAGATCCGGGAAAAGGTGGATATCATCCGGCAGTACCTGCCGTCGGGGGTCAAGACACCCATGACTTTCAAGATGGACCCCAACATGATGCCCATCATGCAGCTGGCACTGTCCTCTGAAGATTCCCGGCGGTTGAAACAGCTTACCGATGATGTAATTCAACCCCGGCTGGAGCGGGTCGGCGGCGTGGCCAGCGTCTGGTCGGCCGGCGGGTTGGAGCGGGAGATCCGGGTGCTGGTGGACCCGGAGCGGCTGGCCGGGTACGGTCTGACCTTAAACGGCCTGACCCAGGCCCTTTCGGCGGAAAACCTGAATGTTTCCGGGGGCACCGTGCAGGAAGGCACGAAAGATCTGCTGGTGCGGGTGACCGGGGAGTTCCGGGATCTGGACCAGGTGCGCCGGGTGGTGGTGGGTGCTCCGGGAGGGCACCCGGTGCACCTGGGGGATGTGGCCCGGGTGGAGGACGGGCACAAAAAGATCACCCAGTTCAGCCGGGTGGACGGCAAGCCCGGCCTGTCGGTATATATCCAGAAACAGAGCGGCGCCAATACGGTCCAGGTGGCCCGGGCGGTGCACAAAGCCCTGGATGAATTGAAGAAGGAGCTGCCCGGGGTCCGCTTTGACGTGGTCATGGACCAGTCGGAATTCATTGAGCGGAGCATCAACCACGTGGTGAAGGAAATCCTGGTGGGCGGCTTCCTGGCCATGCTGGTGATGTGGATTTTCCTGCGCAACCTGCGCAGCACCCTGATCATCTCCACGTCCATTCCCATTTCCATCATCGGCACCTTTGTGCTCATTTACTTTAACGATATGACCCTCAACCTGATCACCATGGGCGGCCTGGCCCTGGGGGTCGGCCTGATCGTGGACGACGCCATCGTGGTGCTGGAGAACATCTACCGCCACCGCCAGCTGGGTTACGGCCTGGTGGAGGCCGCCCGGGTGGGTACCGGCGAGGTGGGCGGGGCGGTCATTGCTTCCACCCTGACCACCATGGCCGTCTTCCTGCCCGTGGTTTTTGTGAAGGGCCTGGCGGCCCAGCTGTTTACTCCCCTGGCTTTGACGGTATCCTTTGCCATTTTTACCTCCCTGGTGGTAGCCCTCACCCTGGTGCCCCTGATGGCCAGCCGCTGGCTCCACCTTGAGGAGGAGCCAGCGGTGCCGGTACCGGAAGGGAGCGCTTCGCCGGGCAGTGCCGCCTCCGGCCTGCGGGGCTGGCGGAAGCTCTACAAACTGTCGGAGCGCTGGTTCAACAATTTAAATGACGCCTACCGCCGGTTACTGGAGTGGGCGTTGAACCACCGGCGGCGGGTAATCATCATCGTGTCGGCGCTCTTTGTCCTGAGCCTGGCGGCCTTTCCCCTGGTGGGCTTCGAGTTCATGCCCTCCATGGACCAGGGGCAGGTAAACATTACCGTGGAAATGCCCCGGGGAACCTCCCTGGAGGAGACCAACCGGGTGGCCACGCGCATAGAGAAAATGGTGCAGGACCCCTGGGTGGAGAGCGTGTTTACCGGTGTGGGCTTTACCGGCATGCAGGGCATGTGGGGCGAGAGCAATACCGATGTGGCCCAGATTATCCTCCAGCTGGTGGATAAGTCCCGGCGCAGTGTGACCGCCGATGAGGTGGCGGAAATACTGCGCCAGAGGTTTAAAGATATTCCCGGCGCCAAAATCAAGGTGAGCGCCATGGAAGATCAGAGCGGGATGATGGGCGGCACCGCCCCGGTGCAGATCCAGGTGCGGGGCGATGATATGGCCACCCTCACCCGTCTGGGCGACCGGGTGGCGGAGGTGGTGCGCCGCGTCCCCGGCACCCGGGAGGTGACCAGCAGCCTCCAGGAGGGCCGCCCCGAGGTGCAGGTGCTGGTTCACCGGGACCGGGCGGCAGCCTGCGGGCTTTCCCCGGCCGAGGTGGCCTCCACCGTGCGCACGGCCGTTGAAGGCACTGTGGCCACCCGCTACCGCACCGGCGGGGAAGAGGTGGACATCCGGGTGCAGCTTCGCGATGGTGAGGTCACCCGCCTGCCCGATTTATCAACCCTGACCATTTTATCCCCCACCGGTGCGTCCGTACCTTTAAGCCAGGTGGCGGAAATAGTGGAAACCCGGGGGCCCCACGCCATTGACCGGCAGGACCAGACCCGGGTGGTAACCGTTACCGCCCAGCTGGCGGGGCGGGACCTGGGCAGTGTGATCAAGGATATCCAGGCCGGGTTGAAAGGCCTCTCCCTGCCTCCGGGATACACCGTGGAATTCGGCGGTGAGCAGGAACAGATGGCCGAAACCTTCGGCGACCTGAGCCTGGCCCTGGTGCTGGCGGTGGTCCTGGTCTACCTGGTGATGGTGGCCCAGTTTGAGTCAGTGTTGTACCCCTTCATCATCATGTTTTCCGTGCCCGTAACCATGGTGGGGGTTACCTTCAGCCTGCTGGTTACCGGGCGTACCTTTTCCGTGCCTGCCTTCATCGGCCTGATCATGCTGGTGGGCATAGTGGTGAAAAACGCCATAGTTTTTGTGGATTACGTCAACATCCTGCGCCGGCGGGGCCTGGAGCGCCGGGAGGCCATTTTGAAGGCCGGTCCCACCCGCCTGCGCCCCATCCTGATGACGGCGCTCACGGCCATCCTGGCCATGCTGCCCATGGCCCTGGGCATCGGCGAGGGCTCCGAGGGGCAGGCGCCCATGGCCACGGTGGTGGCCGGCGGGCTGGCTTTTTCGACCGTGATCACCCTGGTGCTGGTACCCGTGATTTACACCATCCTGGACGACTGGAAGGAGCGCTGGCAGGCCCGGTGGGCCGGGAGACGGACCGCCCGCCTGGAGGCTGTAAATGGAGGTTAG
- a CDS encoding WecB/TagA/CpsF family glycosyltransferase, producing MQINLLGARVDAVDLAGAVEKVAAFIATGRPHQVITLNPEILYRAQQEPELLALINQADLVTADGIGIVWAAGVAGTPVPGRVTGIDLMLALVERAAREGWRVFLLGAAPGVAEEAARRLQEKHPGLVVAGTQHGYFRPAEEGPAGGAVGTSPAHTPGNSPNNSTGGLPENPKVPTEWDVVQQVRSAKPDLLFVALGAPKQEKFIARHKEVLGVPVAMGVGGSFDVIAGRVARAPVWMQRLHLEWLGRLLREPRRWRRMLVLPRFAWLAWRKARLGK from the coding sequence ATGCAAATCAACCTCTTGGGTGCACGGGTTGATGCGGTCGATCTGGCCGGAGCGGTGGAGAAAGTGGCTGCCTTTATTGCCACGGGACGCCCTCACCAGGTAATTACCTTAAACCCGGAAATTTTGTACCGTGCCCAGCAGGAGCCGGAACTGCTGGCCTTAATTAACCAGGCCGACCTGGTTACCGCCGACGGCATCGGCATCGTCTGGGCGGCAGGGGTGGCCGGCACCCCCGTGCCCGGGCGGGTGACGGGCATCGACCTCATGCTGGCGCTGGTGGAAAGGGCCGCCCGGGAAGGCTGGCGCGTCTTTTTGCTGGGGGCGGCGCCGGGGGTGGCGGAGGAGGCCGCCCGCCGGCTGCAGGAAAAACACCCGGGGCTTGTGGTGGCCGGCACGCAGCACGGCTACTTCAGGCCGGCTGAAGAGGGACCCGCGGGGGGAGCGGTGGGTACGTCGCCCGCTCATACGCCGGGTAACTCTCCGAACAACAGCACTGGTGGCCTGCCCGAGAACCCAAAGGTCCCAACCGAATGGGACGTGGTGCAACAAGTCCGGAGTGCAAAGCCAGACCTGCTTTTTGTAGCCCTTGGGGCCCCAAAACAGGAAAAATTCATCGCCCGGCACAAGGAGGTCCTGGGTGTGCCTGTGGCCATGGGCGTCGGAGGCAGTTTTGACGTGATTGCCGGCCGGGTGGCCAGAGCTCCAGTGTGGATGCAGCGCCTCCACCTGGAATGGCTGGGCCGGCTGCTCCGGGAACCGCGCCGCTGGCGCCGCATGCTGGTGTTGCCCCGCTTTGCCTGGCTGGCCTGGCGGAAAGCG
- a CDS encoding MarR family winged helix-turn-helix transcriptional regulator: MSDQKLSAWLDRLEEVFNQVARRLHAELDHHLMEGLTGSQFIVLMRIFRRGRMSVSEVAGDMRVSLSAITALVDRLHRAGFVERRRDDDDRRVVWLELTPKGEEVVRSCLATRRRVMEKYLGQLPEEDVKQLVRIYEKLLSILIREGAGGAGGRSGHSRGTELEASSGDGSNAPKAE, from the coding sequence GTGAGCGATCAAAAATTATCCGCCTGGCTGGACAGGCTGGAAGAGGTGTTCAACCAGGTGGCCAGGCGGCTTCATGCCGAGCTGGATCACCACCTGATGGAGGGCCTGACCGGGAGCCAGTTTATTGTGCTCATGCGCATCTTCCGGCGTGGGCGCATGAGTGTGTCCGAGGTGGCCGGGGATATGAGGGTATCACTGAGTGCCATCACCGCGCTGGTGGACAGACTGCACCGGGCGGGTTTTGTGGAGCGCCGCCGGGATGATGATGACCGCCGTGTGGTGTGGCTTGAACTGACGCCCAAAGGGGAGGAGGTCGTGCGTTCCTGCCTGGCCACCAGAAGGCGGGTGATGGAAAAATATTTGGGCCAGCTTCCGGAAGAAGATGTGAAGCAACTGGTACGAATCTACGAGAAATTGCTGTCCATTTTGATACGGGAGGGGGCGGGAGGCGCCGGGGGAAGGTCCGGCCACAGCAGGGGTACGGAGCTGGAAGCTTCTTCCGGGGACGGCAGCAATGCCCCCAAAGCGGAGTAA
- a CDS encoding TolC family protein produces MGRILTVLILIASLLVPPFAWAKEPATPELTLNQAVALALAHSESVKKAEKEIDRTYEWREERADQLDYVPTAPPGNPKVEIAWSNLLAADLTWRMAKKSLTAEQDKVALDACKKYWDVLKAQEKVRAAEEGLKKADWELRRARANFQVGMIPQADLVAAEAGLARAKAALEAAKNDLDNAYASFNRLVGLWPQDRPVLVDGVNFAPLEVPDVNVEVGRIVAESPTVWLANEKVTLQKYYEDMMFYTGEYRPYQVRKIEVEQAELEAASTRKMMEEITRSLYYNAKSLEESYQALQEGVKTAEENLRVTKVKYDVGMATRAEVAAAEAALAEAKQKALEIACQHAYLKLAFEKPWAYISLAVAGGGAGGSGASGNAQG; encoded by the coding sequence TTGGGCCGCATTCTCACAGTGCTTATCCTCATAGCTTCTTTGCTCGTACCACCTTTTGCCTGGGCCAAAGAGCCGGCCACGCCCGAGCTGACCCTGAACCAGGCGGTAGCCCTGGCCCTGGCGCACAGCGAATCGGTGAAAAAGGCGGAAAAAGAAATCGATCGTACCTATGAGTGGCGTGAGGAAAGGGCTGACCAGCTCGACTACGTGCCCACGGCGCCCCCGGGCAACCCGAAGGTGGAAATAGCCTGGAGCAACCTCCTGGCCGCCGACCTGACCTGGCGCATGGCCAAGAAAAGTTTAACCGCCGAGCAGGACAAGGTGGCCCTGGACGCGTGCAAAAAGTACTGGGATGTATTGAAGGCGCAGGAAAAGGTGCGGGCGGCGGAAGAAGGATTGAAAAAAGCCGACTGGGAGCTGCGCAGGGCGCGGGCCAATTTCCAGGTGGGGATGATCCCGCAGGCCGACCTGGTGGCGGCGGAAGCCGGGCTGGCCCGGGCTAAAGCAGCCCTGGAAGCGGCGAAAAACGATCTCGACAACGCCTATGCCTCTTTCAACCGGCTGGTGGGCCTGTGGCCCCAGGACCGTCCGGTGCTGGTGGACGGGGTGAATTTCGCCCCCCTGGAGGTGCCCGATGTAAATGTGGAGGTGGGCCGGATTGTGGCGGAAAGCCCCACCGTCTGGCTGGCCAACGAGAAGGTGACGCTGCAGAAATACTATGAAGACATGATGTTCTATACCGGTGAGTACCGGCCCTACCAGGTAAGAAAAATAGAAGTCGAGCAGGCCGAGCTGGAAGCCGCAAGCACCAGGAAAATGATGGAGGAGATAACCCGGTCCCTTTACTACAATGCCAAAAGCCTGGAAGAATCCTACCAGGCCCTGCAGGAGGGGGTAAAAACCGCCGAGGAAAACCTGCGGGTGACGAAGGTGAAATACGATGTGGGTATGGCCACCCGGGCCGAGGTGGCGGCCGCCGAAGCGGCCCTGGCGGAGGCGAAACAAAAGGCGCTGGAGATAGCCTGCCAGCACGCCTACCTCAAGCTGGCCTTTGAAAAGCCCTGGGCCTACATCAGCCTGGCCGTCGCCGGCGGCGGTGCGGGCGGCAGCGGTGCTTCGGGAAATGCTCAGGGTTAG
- a CDS encoding efflux RND transporter periplasmic adaptor subunit produces MRVGKIALAALMLALVLAAAGCGKKQAAAPADAGPTVVSTAKAAMGLLDNRAVVSGKLDAVQTASIVSKVPGKVAKVHVDVGDRVSAGQVLVTLENKDLADRVTQAQAAVAQAEAALAQAEAGLKSARSALENARDNFAVAEANYNRAKELLAAGAISPAVFESQYELPYKQARQAVEGTVPAQVEQAQAMVKVQQAALSSARAQLALARSSYEDSFIRAPFTGVVTARNVNPGEMASTMPVISMANIDRVVVKATVGEDHINQLKQGEKVQVKIGAVSAQPFTGVITSIAPAADPVTKAFPVKVEIDNPKHLLKPGMFAEVQLPSSGQKQLLIPREALVKDGERDFVWVVKDGKVQRREIKAGESDGRYIAVISGLEAGEEVVTAGQESLQDGARVTVKN; encoded by the coding sequence ATGCGTGTAGGAAAAATTGCCCTGGCGGCTTTAATGCTGGCCTTGGTCCTGGCGGCCGCCGGATGCGGGAAAAAGCAGGCAGCCGCCCCGGCTGATGCGGGTCCCACGGTGGTCAGTACGGCCAAAGCAGCCATGGGACTGCTGGACAACCGGGCGGTTGTGAGCGGCAAACTGGATGCCGTTCAAACTGCCAGCATCGTATCCAAAGTGCCCGGCAAGGTGGCCAAAGTGCACGTGGATGTTGGGGACCGGGTTAGCGCCGGGCAGGTGCTGGTTACCCTGGAGAACAAAGACCTGGCCGACCGGGTGACCCAGGCGCAGGCTGCTGTAGCTCAGGCCGAAGCGGCTCTGGCCCAGGCGGAAGCGGGGTTAAAGTCGGCCCGGTCAGCCCTGGAGAACGCCCGGGACAACTTTGCCGTGGCCGAAGCCAATTACAACCGGGCTAAAGAACTCCTGGCCGCCGGGGCCATTTCCCCGGCCGTTTTTGAGAGCCAGTACGAGCTTCCCTACAAGCAGGCCAGGCAGGCAGTTGAGGGCACTGTCCCTGCGCAGGTGGAACAGGCTCAGGCAATGGTTAAAGTGCAGCAGGCGGCATTGTCCAGCGCCCGGGCGCAGCTGGCCCTGGCCCGGTCGAGCTATGAGGATAGTTTCATCAGGGCGCCCTTTACCGGCGTGGTTACCGCCCGGAACGTGAATCCCGGGGAGATGGCGTCCACCATGCCTGTAATTTCCATGGCCAACATCGACCGGGTGGTGGTCAAGGCCACCGTCGGCGAGGATCACATCAATCAGTTGAAGCAGGGGGAAAAAGTACAGGTGAAGATCGGCGCCGTATCGGCCCAGCCCTTTACCGGCGTGATCACCAGTATCGCCCCGGCGGCCGATCCGGTGACAAAAGCGTTCCCCGTAAAGGTGGAGATTGACAACCCCAAACACCTCTTAAAACCGGGTATGTTTGCCGAGGTGCAGCTGCCCTCGAGCGGGCAAAAGCAATTGCTGATCCCCCGGGAGGCTCTGGTAAAGGACGGGGAGCGGGATTTCGTCTGGGTGGTTAAAGATGGCAAAGTCCAGCGCCGCGAGATCAAGGCGGGAGAATCGGACGGCAGGTACATTGCCGTTATTTCCGGCCTGGAGGCGGGGGAAGAGGTGGTCACTGCCGGCCAGGAGAGCCTGCAGGATGGAGCCAGGGTGACGGTCAAGAACTGA
- a CDS encoding HlyD family secretion protein, protein MRNKKAMLAVAAVMVAVLAAISFYYWHMNRYYVTTEDARIDGDIYRVSPQVSGKLLEINVEEGQAVRAGDIVARLDDTTLPPGANIDLAVVRSPVSGVVVKKVAHVGEIAAPGQPVIMVVDPSALYITANIEETDLKKVRPGQKVDITLDVLPGHKFTGYVARIGRASLSTFSLLPANTGGSFTKVVQRVPVKIVFDEYPENYVEVGTNARVKIHIR, encoded by the coding sequence ATGAGAAACAAAAAGGCTATGCTGGCCGTGGCCGCGGTGATGGTGGCCGTCCTTGCCGCCATATCCTTTTACTACTGGCATATGAACCGCTACTACGTTACTACCGAAGATGCCCGTATCGACGGGGATATTTACCGGGTGAGTCCCCAGGTGTCCGGTAAACTGCTGGAGATAAACGTGGAAGAGGGGCAGGCGGTCAGAGCGGGGGATATCGTTGCCCGCCTGGACGACACCACCCTCCCCCCGGGGGCCAACATTGACCTTGCGGTGGTGCGGTCACCCGTAAGCGGCGTGGTGGTTAAAAAGGTGGCCCATGTGGGTGAAATTGCCGCCCCGGGACAGCCCGTTATCATGGTTGTGGATCCGTCAGCCCTCTATATCACCGCCAATATCGAGGAGACCGACCTGAAAAAGGTGCGTCCGGGTCAGAAGGTGGACATCACCCTGGATGTCCTGCCGGGGCACAAATTCACGGGCTATGTGGCACGCATAGGGCGGGCCTCCCTTTCCACCTTCTCCCTGCTGCCCGCCAACACCGGCGGAAGCTTTACCAAAGTGGTGCAGCGGGTGCCCGTGAAGATCGTATTTGACGAGTATCCCGAAAATTATGTGGAAGTAGGCACCAATGCCCGGGTGAAGATTCATATCCGGTGA
- a CDS encoding PIN domain-containing protein, with protein MAACRTLGCLLDTSAVILHLRNFPGMKELLLELLDARGQLAVSTVTLVEVWQGVKAGEEGKTRRFFEGVSVIPLDAELAEKAGELARSLRENGFTIELADIIIAAAALAAKVPVLTTNRRHFSFVDGLEVLEIKSLLGCR; from the coding sequence ATGGCGGCGTGCAGAACATTAGGCTGCCTGCTGGATACCAGCGCGGTGATTTTACACCTGCGCAACTTTCCCGGGATGAAAGAACTTTTGCTCGAACTGCTCGATGCCCGGGGGCAGCTTGCCGTTTCAACGGTTACCCTGGTTGAAGTCTGGCAAGGAGTAAAGGCGGGGGAAGAAGGCAAAACCCGCCGCTTTTTTGAAGGAGTATCAGTAATCCCTCTAGATGCCGAACTGGCGGAAAAAGCGGGTGAACTGGCCCGGTCCTTGCGGGAAAATGGTTTTACCATTGAACTGGCCGATATTATTATTGCCGCAGCGGCGTTGGCAGCAAAAGTACCGGTTTTAACGACCAACCGGCGCCATTTTTCATTTGTTGACGGCCTCGAAGTGCTGGAAATTAAATCACTACTGGGCTGTCGCTAA